A region from the Lentisphaera profundi genome encodes:
- a CDS encoding type II secretion system protein: protein MNKKFTLIELLVVVAIIGTLASLLLPVLGQARKTALATSCLNSNKQVAFAMIMFREDNDGAIAYGYSSLRKFQSGVDTYLGGNALPGEDASVFYNNASPTWYACPSTALDAENRIEATDYGMAHINNYQSLIGRKVTQINDSANAMLLMDTLKTDDPSIKVGRYEISVYSEDKYNKGSGLFYNNFKHNKQRASYTFVDGHGELIKWIPRYVFNDKYTKEIFAMDRISVNEQLHPDFRL, encoded by the coding sequence ATGAATAAAAAATTCACACTCATAGAACTGCTAGTTGTCGTCGCAATTATAGGTACACTTGCATCTTTGCTCTTGCCTGTATTAGGACAGGCTAGAAAGACGGCCTTAGCCACAAGCTGTCTAAATTCTAATAAACAAGTTGCCTTCGCTATGATTATGTTTCGTGAAGATAATGATGGCGCAATTGCTTATGGTTATTCATCACTCAGAAAATTTCAAAGTGGTGTTGATACATATTTAGGGGGAAATGCTCTACCTGGAGAGGATGCAAGTGTTTTTTATAACAATGCTTCACCAACTTGGTATGCCTGTCCCAGCACCGCTCTTGATGCCGAGAATAGAATTGAAGCGACGGATTACGGCATGGCACACATTAATAATTATCAATCATTAATTGGCCGCAAAGTCACTCAAATTAATGACTCCGCAAATGCTATGTTATTAATGGACACACTAAAAACAGATGACCCCAGCATCAAAGTGGGTCGTTATGAGATATCTGTCTATAGTGAAGATAAATATAACAAAGGCTCTGGTCTCTTTTACAACAATTTCAAACATAATAAACAACGTGCAAGCTATACTTTTGTTGATGGTCATGGTGAACTAATAAAATGGATACCGCGTTATGTCTTCAATGATAAGTATACTAAAGAGATCTTCGCGATGGATCGTATTTCCGTCAATGAACAACTACACCCTGATTTTCGTCTATAA